The Metabacillus sediminilitoris genome window below encodes:
- the secA gene encoding preprotein translocase subunit SecA: MLGILNKVFDFNKRALNRYEKMANQIDALSSQIGSLSDEELKAKTEEFKGRIANGETLDDLLIEAFAVVREAAKRVLGMYPYKVQLMGGISLHEGNISEMKTGEGKTLTSTMPVYLNALSGEGVHIVTVNEYLASRDAHEMGQLFEFLGLTVGLNLNSLNKDEKREAYAADVTYSTNNELGFDYLRDNMVLYREQMVQRPLNFAVIDEVDSILVDEARTPLIISGQAAKSTKLYIQANGFVRQLTQEEDFTYDVKSKAVQLTEDGITKAEKAFGIENLFDINHVNLNHHINQALKAQFVMQKDVDYVVEEEKVVIVDSFTGRLMKGRRYSDGLHQAIEAKEGLEIQNESMTLATITFQNYFRMYKKLSGMTGTAKTEEEEFRNIYNMQVVAIPTNRPIARDDKADLVYRSMEGKFRAVVEDVSQRYDLGQPVLVGTVAVETSELISQLLKKKGVPHHVLNAKNHEKEAEIIEHAGHRGAVTIATNMAGRGTDIKLGEGVRELGGLAVIGTERHESRRIDNQLRGRSGRQGDPGVTQFYLSMEDELMRRFGSENMINMMDRLGMDDTQPIQSKIVSRAVESAQKRVEGNNFDARKQLLQYDDVLRQQREVIYKQRFEVLDSENLREIVEKMVQSTIERVVNTHASLAEDEENWNLDGIIDYMNGNILQEGELSIDELRGKVPEEMTELIYKKALAIYDEKEADFGEEQMREFEKVILLRAVDSKWMDHIDAMDQLRQGIHLRAYGQNDPLREYQMEGFAMFENMIASIEEDVAKYIMKAQIRNNLERQEVAKGQTAVHPKEGDEKPKKKPTRKVVEIGRNEACICGSGKKYKNCCGQQ, translated from the coding sequence ATGCTTGGAATTTTAAATAAGGTGTTTGATTTTAATAAACGTGCCTTAAATCGTTATGAAAAAATGGCGAATCAAATTGATGCGTTAAGCAGTCAAATTGGCAGTTTATCTGATGAAGAACTTAAGGCAAAAACAGAAGAATTTAAAGGTCGTATAGCAAATGGTGAAACGCTTGATGATCTATTAATAGAAGCATTTGCTGTTGTACGTGAAGCAGCAAAGCGTGTCTTGGGAATGTATCCATATAAAGTCCAGTTAATGGGTGGTATTTCCTTACACGAAGGGAATATTTCTGAGATGAAAACAGGTGAAGGGAAAACGTTAACTTCAACAATGCCTGTTTATTTAAACGCGCTTTCTGGTGAAGGTGTTCATATTGTGACAGTCAATGAATACTTAGCAAGCCGTGATGCACATGAAATGGGTCAATTGTTTGAATTCCTTGGCCTCACTGTTGGACTTAACTTAAATTCACTGAACAAAGATGAGAAGCGTGAAGCATATGCAGCAGATGTAACATATTCAACAAATAATGAGCTTGGTTTTGATTACTTGCGTGACAATATGGTTCTTTATCGTGAACAGATGGTGCAGCGTCCGCTTAACTTTGCCGTTATCGATGAGGTTGACTCGATTTTAGTCGATGAAGCGAGAACACCGCTGATCATTTCTGGACAAGCTGCAAAATCGACAAAGCTTTATATTCAAGCGAATGGATTTGTACGTCAGTTAACGCAGGAAGAAGATTTTACGTATGATGTGAAATCAAAAGCTGTTCAGCTGACAGAGGACGGAATCACAAAGGCTGAAAAAGCGTTTGGCATTGAAAATCTGTTTGATATTAATCATGTGAATTTAAATCACCATATTAACCAGGCATTAAAAGCGCAGTTTGTGATGCAAAAGGATGTTGACTATGTGGTGGAAGAAGAGAAAGTAGTGATTGTCGATTCCTTCACAGGACGTTTGATGAAGGGACGCCGCTATAGTGATGGACTTCACCAAGCGATTGAAGCAAAAGAAGGCTTGGAAATTCAAAATGAAAGCATGACATTAGCGACAATTACATTCCAAAACTACTTCCGTATGTATAAGAAGCTATCTGGTATGACAGGTACAGCAAAAACAGAGGAAGAAGAGTTCCGCAACATTTACAATATGCAGGTTGTGGCAATTCCAACGAACAGACCGATTGCTCGTGATGATAAAGCAGATCTTGTTTATCGTTCAATGGAAGGGAAATTCCGTGCTGTTGTCGAGGATGTCTCACAGCGTTATGATCTTGGTCAACCTGTCTTAGTTGGGACAGTTGCTGTAGAAACATCTGAATTAATCTCACAGCTTTTAAAGAAAAAAGGTGTGCCGCATCATGTGCTGAATGCGAAAAACCATGAGAAGGAAGCAGAGATTATTGAACATGCCGGTCACCGTGGTGCCGTGACGATTGCAACAAATATGGCTGGACGTGGGACAGATATCAAGCTTGGCGAAGGTGTTCGCGAACTAGGCGGGTTAGCTGTTATCGGTACAGAGCGTCATGAATCACGCCGTATTGACAACCAGCTTCGCGGACGTTCAGGCCGTCAAGGGGACCCTGGTGTGACGCAATTCTATCTTTCAATGGAAGATGAGCTTATGCGCCGCTTCGGTTCTGAAAATATGATAAATATGATGGATCGTCTTGGTATGGACGATACACAGCCAATTCAAAGTAAAATCGTTTCCCGTGCTGTTGAATCCGCACAAAAACGTGTTGAGGGTAATAACTTTGACGCACGTAAGCAGCTTCTTCAATATGATGATGTCCTGCGTCAGCAGCGTGAGGTTATTTATAAACAACGTTTTGAAGTTCTTGATTCTGAAAATCTTCGTGAGATTGTGGAGAAAATGGTGCAATCAACAATTGAGCGTGTTGTCAATACACATGCATCACTTGCTGAGGATGAGGAAAACTGGAACTTGGATGGAATCATAGATTATATGAATGGAAACATCCTTCAAGAAGGTGAGCTTTCAATCGACGAGCTTCGTGGAAAAGTTCCTGAAGAAATGACTGAGCTCATCTATAAGAAAGCTCTTGCGATTTATGACGAAAAAGAAGCAGATTTCGGTGAAGAACAAATGCGCGAGTTTGAAAAAGTTATTCTTCTTCGTGCTGTTGATTCAAAATGGATGGATCACATCGATGCCATGGATCAGCTTCGTCAAGGTATTCATTTACGTGCATATGGTCAAAATGATCCGTTACGTGAATACCAAATGGAAGGCTTTGCGATGTTTGAAAATATGATTGCTTCGATTGAGGAAGATGTAGCGAAGTACATCATGAAAGCACAAATCCGCAATAACCTTGAGCGTCAAGAAGTAGCAAAAGGCCAAACGGCTGTCCACCCAAAAGAAGGCGATGAAAAACCAAAGAAAAAACCAACTCGTAAAGTAGTTGAAATTGGTCGTAATGAGGCTTGTATTTGCGGCAGTGGTAAAAAGTACAAAAACTGTTGTGGACAACAATAA
- the rbsB gene encoding ribose ABC transporter substrate-binding protein RbsB, whose protein sequence is MKNMLKGLLFFALAMVLLVGCSTKPPGSSSEEGSSEGAKKEGDVKVGLSISTLNNPFFVTLKEGAEEQAKAKGIEIVVADAQNDSAKQVSDIEDLIQQGVDVLLVNPTDSAAVSAAIESANSADVPVITLDRSAEGGEVVAHIASDNVAGGKMAGDFILEQLGNKGKVVEIEGIPGSSAARERGEGFHQSVDAIDTVEVAAKQTADFDRAKGLTVMENILQGNKDIQAVFAHNDEMALGALQAVEAAGLSDVIIVGFDATEDAVKAVEDGRLSATVAQKPAIIGQQGVDTAIQVANGETVEEFIPVELELVK, encoded by the coding sequence ATGAAAAACATGTTAAAAGGGTTATTATTTTTCGCACTAGCAATGGTTTTATTAGTAGGTTGTTCAACTAAGCCGCCAGGTTCTTCGTCTGAAGAAGGTTCTTCAGAAGGAGCAAAAAAAGAAGGAGACGTGAAAGTGGGTCTTTCCATCTCAACACTAAATAATCCATTCTTTGTCACATTAAAAGAAGGTGCTGAAGAACAAGCAAAGGCAAAAGGAATTGAAATCGTAGTTGCTGATGCTCAAAACGATTCAGCAAAACAAGTTAGTGATATCGAGGATTTAATTCAACAAGGTGTTGATGTTTTACTAGTTAATCCAACGGATTCTGCAGCAGTATCAGCTGCAATTGAATCTGCAAACAGTGCAGACGTTCCAGTTATTACGTTAGATCGTAGTGCAGAAGGTGGCGAGGTTGTTGCACATATCGCTTCAGATAACGTGGCTGGAGGAAAAATGGCAGGCGATTTCATCTTAGAACAGCTTGGAAATAAAGGGAAAGTAGTAGAAATTGAAGGAATCCCAGGATCATCTGCAGCTCGTGAAAGAGGAGAAGGTTTCCATCAATCAGTTGATGCAATCGATACAGTTGAAGTTGCTGCAAAACAAACAGCAGACTTTGACCGTGCAAAAGGTTTAACAGTTATGGAGAACATCCTTCAGGGAAATAAAGACATTCAAGCAGTATTCGCACATAATGATGAAATGGCTTTAGGAGCGCTTCAAGCGGTTGAAGCAGCAGGATTATCAGATGTTATTATCGTAGGATTTGATGCAACGGAAGATGCGGTAAAAGCAGTTGAAGACGGCAGACTATCAGCAACAGTGGCGCAAAAGCCAGCTATTATTGGTCAGCAAGGTGTGGACACAGCTATTCAAGTAGCAAATGGAGAAACAGTAGAAGAATTTATCCCTGTTGAGCTTGAATTAGTAAAATAA
- a CDS encoding ABC transporter permease produces MKSKTVSTNLQKLGPFVGLIIIIITLSIVSPNFMTVDNILNVLRQVSINALIAFGMTFVILTGGIDLSVGSILALSSAVTASMLASGMDPILAILIGLIAGAIMGAINGFIITKGKVAPFIATLATMTVFRGLTLVYSEGRPITGLSSSELFVLMGKGYVGWIPVPVIWMLVTYGILYFILKKTTFGRKVYAIGGNEEAAILSGIRANRVKVWIYSLTGLLSALAGIILSSRLNSAQPTAGASYELDAIAAVVLGGTSLSGGRGWIFGTLIGALIIGVLNNGLNIMNVSSFYQQVVKGGVILLAVLLDRKKSA; encoded by the coding sequence ATGAAATCAAAAACGGTTTCAACTAACCTGCAAAAATTAGGACCGTTTGTCGGTTTAATTATCATTATAATCACTCTATCAATTGTAAGCCCGAATTTTATGACAGTTGATAATATCTTGAATGTTCTTAGACAAGTATCAATTAATGCACTTATCGCTTTTGGAATGACCTTTGTTATTTTAACAGGTGGAATCGATTTGTCAGTCGGTTCAATTTTAGCCTTATCATCAGCTGTTACAGCAAGTATGTTAGCAAGTGGGATGGATCCGATTCTAGCTATTTTAATCGGTTTAATTGCTGGTGCCATCATGGGTGCAATCAATGGGTTTATCATCACAAAAGGTAAGGTTGCGCCGTTTATTGCAACACTTGCAACGATGACGGTCTTCCGTGGACTTACACTCGTATATTCAGAGGGTCGTCCAATTACAGGCTTATCAAGCAGTGAGTTATTTGTCCTAATGGGAAAAGGGTATGTTGGCTGGATCCCTGTACCGGTTATTTGGATGCTTGTCACATATGGGATTCTTTACTTCATATTAAAAAAGACAACGTTTGGACGTAAAGTATACGCAATTGGAGGAAATGAAGAAGCAGCAATTTTATCAGGAATTCGTGCAAATCGAGTGAAAGTATGGATATACTCGCTAACAGGGTTATTATCAGCATTAGCTGGTATCATTCTTTCTTCACGTTTAAATTCTGCTCAACCAACAGCAGGTGCTTCATATGAGCTTGATGCCATTGCAGCTGTTGTTCTAGGTGGAACTAGCTTATCTGGCGGACGCGGCTGGATTTTTGGAACATTAATTGGGGCATTAATCATTGGTGTCCTTAACAATGGTTTAAATATTATGAATGTGAGCTCCTTTTATCAGCAAGTTGTTAAAGGAGGTGTTATCTTACTAGCCGTATTGCTTGACCGTAAAAAATCCGCGTAA
- a CDS encoding sugar ABC transporter ATP-binding protein, with protein sequence MSQTPLAQMKGISKAFSGNRVLENVEFEIMPGEVHALMGENGAGKSTLMKILTGIYERDSGSVYIKGEEVHFKNAKEAENAGIAVIHQELNIIPYLSVTDNMFLGKELTYGKLGIVKHKEMQQKTKKYLNRLGVDIDPDIEAGELSVGQQQMIEIARAIAANAEILIMDEPTAALTDREIEALFVVINSLRKKGVGIVYISHRMEEIFQICDRISVLRDGQFIGTKDIPTTNFDEIVKMMVGRQLGDRFPERNTTLGPERLKIENFSCKGKFENISFSVKQGEILGVAGLMGAGRTEIMEAIFGHRHKQNGTMMIDGQVVSIKSPFDAIKKGIGFVTEDRKSEGLVLDLSVRENFSLTNLTKISTNSLISTKQEESFVDDLIQKLHVKTASRDLAVKSLSGGNQQKIVIGKWLGIEPKILILDEPTRGVDVGAKKEIYQIMNQLTEQGVAIIMVSSELPEILGMSDRILVIHEGKVSAILSRAEANQEKIMQAATGGNE encoded by the coding sequence ATGAGCCAAACACCTTTAGCGCAAATGAAAGGAATTTCGAAAGCGTTTTCGGGTAATAGAGTACTAGAAAATGTGGAGTTTGAGATTATGCCAGGTGAAGTTCATGCGTTAATGGGGGAGAACGGCGCTGGAAAATCTACACTCATGAAAATATTAACAGGGATTTACGAGCGTGATTCAGGAAGCGTTTACATTAAAGGCGAAGAAGTTCACTTTAAAAACGCGAAAGAAGCAGAGAATGCTGGTATCGCTGTTATTCATCAAGAATTGAATATCATTCCATATCTATCTGTTACAGATAATATGTTTCTAGGAAAAGAATTAACATATGGAAAGTTAGGGATCGTTAAGCATAAGGAGATGCAGCAAAAAACGAAAAAATATTTAAATCGTTTAGGTGTTGATATTGATCCTGACATTGAAGCTGGTGAGCTGTCTGTTGGTCAGCAGCAAATGATTGAAATAGCAAGAGCAATTGCGGCAAATGCTGAGATTCTCATTATGGATGAACCGACTGCAGCATTAACTGATCGAGAAATAGAGGCTCTGTTTGTTGTTATTAATTCATTAAGAAAGAAAGGTGTAGGGATTGTTTATATCTCACATCGTATGGAGGAAATTTTTCAAATTTGTGATCGAATTTCCGTGCTTCGTGATGGACAATTCATTGGGACAAAGGATATTCCAACAACAAATTTTGATGAAATCGTCAAAATGATGGTTGGCCGCCAATTAGGTGACCGTTTTCCTGAAAGAAATACAACTCTAGGTCCTGAACGATTAAAGATTGAGAACTTTTCATGTAAAGGGAAGTTCGAAAACATAAGCTTTTCTGTTAAACAAGGCGAGATTTTAGGTGTGGCAGGTTTGATGGGAGCGGGAAGAACCGAGATAATGGAAGCTATTTTCGGCCATCGTCATAAGCAGAATGGAACAATGATGATCGATGGGCAAGTTGTCTCTATTAAATCACCATTCGATGCGATTAAAAAAGGAATAGGCTTTGTTACTGAGGATCGCAAGAGTGAAGGGTTAGTGTTAGATTTATCTGTTCGTGAAAACTTTTCGCTAACGAACTTAACAAAGATTTCAACAAATAGCTTGATTTCAACTAAGCAGGAAGAATCTTTTGTTGATGACTTAATTCAAAAACTTCATGTAAAAACGGCAAGTCGTGATTTAGCTGTTAAATCATTGAGTGGGGGAAATCAACAAAAAATTGTGATTGGTAAATGGCTTGGCATTGAGCCGAAAATATTAATTTTAGATGAGCCAACACGTGGTGTTGATGTAGGAGCAAAAAAGGAAATTTACCAGATTATGAATCAACTCACCGAGCAAGGTGTCGCAATCATCATGGTATCTTCCGAGCTTCCTGAAATTTTAGGGATGAGTGATCGAATCCTCGTCATTCATGAAGGAAAGGTTTCGGCTATTCTCTCAAGAGCAGAGGCGAACCAAGAAAAAATTATGCAAGCAGCAACAGGGGGGAACGAATAA
- the rbsD gene encoding D-ribose pyranase, protein MKKQGILNSHISEILSRLGHTDTIVIGDCGLPIPDETLRIDLALKQGDPSFIDTLQVILEDMVVEKVTLAEEIKEQNTSILEETLGLLGDADSEYVSHEKFKELTKKAKAVIRTGETTPYANIILHAGVIFK, encoded by the coding sequence TTGAAAAAACAAGGAATACTTAATAGTCATATATCAGAAATACTATCACGGCTTGGTCATACAGATACAATTGTTATCGGTGACTGCGGCCTGCCAATACCAGATGAAACTCTTCGAATTGATCTAGCTCTAAAACAAGGTGATCCAAGTTTCATAGATACTCTGCAGGTTATTTTAGAGGATATGGTTGTTGAAAAAGTTACACTTGCAGAAGAAATAAAAGAGCAAAATACGTCCATTCTAGAGGAAACATTAGGTTTACTAGGTGACGCGGACTCTGAATATGTATCACATGAAAAATTCAAAGAGCTTACGAAAAAAGCAAAAGCAGTCATACGTACAGGGGAGACGACACCATATGCTAATATCATTCTACATGCAGGAGTGATTTTTAAATGA
- the rbsK gene encoding ribokinase: MKSQKITVIGSINMDIVTKSSIIPKVGETVMGDSFFTIPGGKGANQAVAAARLGADVTLIGCVGEDAFGKELTEHLGKQGIMIDNVKPVTHSSTGIASITLSDGDNSIIVVPGANYEVTPEVVKEHEHIIEESDVVLLQLEIPLESVIEAVNLAKKHHKTVILNPAPIQPLPKELLQQVDYLTPNEHEQQLLLSANDLIDEELEQIKTKCIVTQGSKGVTIYKNEEKLISGFKVEAIDTTGAGDSFNGALAVSLSNGASLEDACQFANAVGALSVTKLGAQSGMPTIQEVEAFLSAQRG, from the coding sequence ATGAAGAGTCAAAAGATTACCGTGATCGGTAGTATAAATATGGATATCGTGACAAAGTCATCGATCATTCCTAAGGTTGGTGAAACGGTTATGGGTGATTCCTTTTTTACGATTCCAGGTGGAAAAGGAGCAAACCAAGCTGTTGCAGCAGCAAGGTTAGGGGCTGATGTGACACTTATTGGCTGTGTTGGAGAGGATGCTTTTGGAAAAGAATTGACTGAGCATTTAGGGAAACAAGGTATTATGATCGACAATGTGAAACCGGTTACACATTCGTCGACTGGTATTGCATCTATTACTCTATCAGATGGAGATAATAGCATTATCGTTGTTCCAGGTGCTAATTATGAAGTGACACCTGAAGTTGTTAAAGAACACGAGCATATTATTGAAGAAAGTGATGTCGTGCTTTTACAACTTGAAATTCCACTTGAAAGTGTCATAGAAGCCGTTAATCTAGCAAAAAAGCATCATAAAACAGTCATCTTAAATCCAGCTCCGATTCAACCATTACCTAAGGAGCTATTACAGCAAGTCGATTATTTAACACCAAATGAACATGAACAACAGCTATTGCTGTCAGCTAATGACCTTATAGATGAAGAGCTGGAGCAAATAAAGACTAAGTGTATTGTAACACAGGGTTCTAAAGGTGTTACCATCTATAAAAACGAAGAAAAGCTAATATCAGGATTTAAGGTAGAGGCAATCGATACAACTGGGGCAGGGGATTCATTTAATGGAGCTTTAGCTGTTTCACTTAGTAATGGGGCATCTTTAGAGGATGCTTGTCAATTTGCAAATGCGGTTGGCGCCTTATCGGTAACAAAGCTAGGAGCACAATCAGGTATGCCGACAATACAAGAAGTAGAGGCATTTCTTTCAGCACAGAGAGGATGA